From Roseovarius pelagicus:
TCATACTTGACCGCAACCTTCCTGGCTCCACGACCGATCATCGGCGCGAAGGCGTCGCTCCAATAGCCGATAGAAAACAGGTTGATCCCGGTCCTGCCCAGCTGGCGGCGTTCTGAAGGAAGGAAACTGATCCGGAAGGCATCTGTGTCCACGACTTGTCGGCCAGCATCGTCGCCCCCAAGATGGGCCCAGGCGGCAAGTGGCGTTCGCCTCAATCCGTTGTGGCGTGTATTGTGATACCGACAAATCTCCAGCCGCAGCCAGTCCTCAAACTCTTCCAGGGTCATTGAGGCCTTGGCAGCGCTGTCATACTCGCCCTTATCTTTTGGCGAAGATTGCGTCGTTCCGGGCAGTACGTGAACAGCACCCATTGTCGTTCCGATTAGTCGCTCGATATGTCCGCCAAAATGCACGCGGCCCGGCGGCCGGTACTTGATCGAGATACCCCACTCCGCACAAGCCGATCGGAAGGCCTCACTGCGAAAATCCCGCCCGTTATCGACGTGGATGGCCTGTGGGATACCGGCGGTTGGCCAATAGAGCTCCTCTAGCGAACTTGGCGTCCGGATGGACTTCGGCCGCACACAATGATCCAGGCAAAGGCAAATGGACAGGACGGATGGCGCATCGAAAGTGACGTAGGCGCCCAGAACCACACGGGTTGCGACGTCGATCGCAAGCGTCAGCCATGGTCGTGCCAGAGGTTTGCGATCAACCTGATCAACAAGAATGATATCCGCCAAGGTGTGATCGATCTGAACGACCTGCAGCGGACGTTCCACATCCAAGGCCCCTGCCCTTGCCTCGAATACTTGCCTGGCCGCCTTCGCTCCTTTCCGCTTCCGCAACACCTCGCGCTGGTCCATCGCGTCAAGACGGGCCTTGATCGTTCGGCGGGTTGGACGGCGAAAACCTCGGGCTCCGCACTCGGTCTGGATCTCTCCCACAATCCGGAGAAAACTAGGCGGCTCAGGCACCAAATAATGCCAGCGTAAAACACGCTCAATGATGGCTTCAACCTCCCGACCTAAGCGCTGTGATCCACGCTTTGGACCACGGCGCTTGGGCAGCAAGGCGCTCGACCGTCCATCGTTTTGTTTCAACCGTCGATAAAATTCCCATACAGAGCTGCGGGAAACACCCATCTCTTCCGCCGCAGCCAACAACCGCGGACCCACATCGTTGCCAGCTCGATCCAACGTAACCGCCCCATTGTTACCGCGGTGATTTGTCTTTGATGCGGGCGACAAGTTCGGCGTCATCTACGAAGTCTTCAAGGAACTCATGCCAGAGTTCGGAGGTCATACGGGCGTCGCGGATCATGTCTTTCAGCTCCTCGATGCCGTCGTCGGTCAGCGCGGTGACGGTTTCGTCCGCACCGGCATAAACGTTGATGATGTTGCCGTAGGTGAGGTTGTCGTCGTTGGAGATGATGGCTTCGAGAAGCTCGACATCCTCGCCCAGCATTTTGGCAACGTAGTCGATGGCGCGGACATGGGTGATGGCTGCCATCAAGCGGCCTCTTGATGGGCAACGGCCAGCGGTTCCCAGTTCCATGGCAACAGTTCATCCAGCCGGTTGTTCTTGTGATCGTGGATGCGGTTCAGGATGTCGGCGAGATAGGCTTGCGGGTCGAGGCTATTGAGCTTGGCCGTTTCGATGACCGTCATGGCCCGCGCCAAGGT
This genomic window contains:
- a CDS encoding Mu transposase C-terminal domain-containing protein, coding for MGVSRSSVWEFYRRLKQNDGRSSALLPKRRGPKRGSQRLGREVEAIIERVLRWHYLVPEPPSFLRIVGEIQTECGARGFRRPTRRTIKARLDAMDQREVLRKRKGAKAARQVFEARAGALDVERPLQVVQIDHTLADIILVDQVDRKPLARPWLTLAIDVATRVVLGAYVTFDAPSVLSICLCLDHCVRPKSIRTPSSLEELYWPTAGIPQAIHVDNGRDFRSEAFRSACAEWGISIKYRPPGRVHFGGHIERLIGTTMGAVHVLPGTTQSSPKDKGEYDSAAKASMTLEEFEDWLRLEICRYHNTRHNGLRRTPLAAWAHLGGDDAGRQVVDTDAFRISFLPSERRQLGRTGINLFSIGYWSDAFAPMIGRGARKVAVKYDPRDMSRIWVVTDDGRTIVARYKDLSRPKVSLWESRRASAIFHERHGGRVSEAILFVIIEEQRRIAHSARQRTLTARLEGERKARRPNDKPRRDPSREMFAIDTSNPNLPTYPIDDFDGPRRKT